From the genome of Azospirillum brasilense, one region includes:
- a CDS encoding MucR family transcriptional regulator, protein MSNGNPSNALLSLTTEIVAAHVSNNTVALGDLPTLIEQVYKSLANVGTEPVATEERPQPAVPIKKSVTPDYIVCLEDGKKLKMLKRHLKTAYDMSPEEYRDRWGLPADYPMVAPNYARQRSSLAKQIGLGTRARRGAA, encoded by the coding sequence ATGAGCAATGGTAACCCTTCCAACGCGCTGTTGTCTCTGACCACGGAGATCGTGGCGGCGCATGTCTCGAACAATACAGTCGCTCTCGGCGATCTTCCGACGCTGATTGAGCAGGTGTACAAGTCACTCGCGAATGTCGGGACCGAGCCGGTTGCGACTGAGGAGCGTCCGCAGCCCGCGGTGCCCATCAAGAAGTCCGTCACTCCCGACTACATTGTATGCCTGGAGGATGGCAAGAAGCTGAAGATGCTGAAGCGCCATCTGAAGACGGCCTACGACATGTCGCCGGAGGAATACCGCGACCGCTGGGGCCTGCCGGCCGACTATCCGATGGTCGCCCCGAACTACGCCCGCCAGCGCAGCTCGCTGGCCAAGCAGATCGGTCTCGGCACCCGCGCCCGCCGCGGCGCGGCCTAA
- a CDS encoding GNAT family N-acetyltransferase has protein sequence MADTGTDQGSSSDLRMGSLEVRLAESAAEIDWAQALRYRVFYEEMSAVPSPDMAARHRDFDDFDTICDHLLVIDHARGDGPESVVGTYRLIRRPAAAKAGRFYSSDEYDIGRLLSYPGEILELGRSCVDAAYRTRGSSMQLLWRGIAAYVFHHDIAVMFGCASLPGTDPVAMAEPLAYLHHFHLAPEELRPVALPERYVGMDLMPRDQIDPKRALTVLPPLIKGYLRLGGFIGDGAVIDHQFNTTDVSIVVKTDLITNKYSKHYERRSRDAQIA, from the coding sequence ATGGCTGATACAGGCACGGACCAGGGCAGCTCTTCGGATCTGCGCATGGGCTCCCTCGAAGTGCGGCTGGCCGAAAGCGCCGCCGAGATCGATTGGGCGCAGGCGCTGCGCTACCGCGTCTTCTACGAGGAGATGTCGGCGGTGCCGTCGCCGGACATGGCCGCGCGCCATCGCGACTTCGACGATTTCGACACCATCTGCGACCATCTGCTGGTCATCGACCACGCCCGCGGCGACGGACCGGAGTCCGTGGTCGGCACCTACCGGCTGATCCGCCGCCCGGCGGCGGCCAAGGCCGGGCGCTTCTATTCCAGCGACGAATACGACATCGGGCGGCTGCTCAGCTATCCGGGGGAGATCCTGGAGCTCGGGCGGTCCTGCGTCGACGCCGCCTACCGCACGCGCGGCAGCAGCATGCAGCTGCTGTGGCGCGGCATCGCGGCCTACGTCTTCCACCACGACATCGCGGTGATGTTCGGCTGCGCCAGCCTGCCGGGCACCGACCCGGTGGCGATGGCCGAACCGCTCGCCTACCTGCATCACTTCCATCTGGCCCCGGAGGAGTTGCGCCCCGTGGCGCTGCCGGAACGCTATGTCGGCATGGATCTGATGCCCCGCGACCAGATCGATCCGAAGCGCGCGCTGACCGTTCTGCCGCCGCTGATCAAGGGCTATCTGCGGCTGGGCGGCTTCATTGGCGACGGTGCGGTGATCGATCACCAGTTCAACACCACCGACGTGTCGATCGTGGTGAAGACCGACCTGATCACCAACAAGTATTCCAAGCATTACGAGCGGCGCAGCCGCGACGCCCAGATCGCGTGA
- a CDS encoding lysophospholipid acyltransferase family protein — protein MTAVDATGARALGSPVRGGLRLAVYLLWTLLLVPVQALAVAVRSPLRFRIPRFYHRVCAAILGIGVVVRGERAANGPVLFVSNHSSYLDITVLGSVIPGSFVAKSEVAGWPFFGALAKLQQTVFVERKARSGVEKQRDELGARLDAGDSLILFPEGTSSDGNRTLPFKTALFAVAARRIGDRPLTVQPVSIAPTRLDGIPMGIAFRPCYAWYGDMDLAPHLWTVFTLGRMTVEVEFHPPVTIDGFSSRKALADHCQRAVARGVERAVSGKPLPIVIP, from the coding sequence ATGACGGCGGTGGATGCAACCGGTGCGCGTGCCCTGGGGTCGCCGGTGCGGGGCGGGCTTCGTCTGGCCGTCTATCTGCTGTGGACGCTCCTGCTGGTCCCTGTGCAGGCGCTGGCCGTCGCTGTGCGCTCGCCGCTGCGCTTCCGGATACCGCGGTTCTACCACCGGGTCTGCGCCGCCATCCTGGGCATTGGCGTCGTGGTGCGCGGCGAGCGCGCGGCAAACGGGCCGGTGCTGTTCGTCTCCAACCATTCCTCCTACCTCGACATCACGGTGCTGGGGTCGGTCATTCCGGGCTCCTTCGTGGCGAAGAGCGAGGTCGCCGGCTGGCCCTTCTTCGGGGCGCTGGCGAAGCTCCAGCAGACCGTCTTCGTGGAGCGCAAGGCCCGCTCCGGGGTGGAGAAGCAGCGCGACGAGCTGGGCGCCCGGCTGGACGCCGGCGACAGCCTGATCCTGTTCCCCGAGGGCACCTCCAGCGACGGCAACCGCACGCTCCCCTTCAAGACGGCGCTGTTCGCGGTGGCCGCCCGGCGCATCGGGGACCGGCCGCTGACCGTGCAGCCGGTCAGCATCGCGCCGACGCGGCTGGACGGCATCCCGATGGGGATCGCCTTCCGTCCCTGTTACGCGTGGTACGGCGACATGGATCTCGCCCCCCATCTGTGGACCGTCTTCACGCTGGGCCGCATGACGGTGGAGGTGGAGTTCCACCCCCCGGTGACCATCGACGGCTTCTCCAGCCGGAAGGCCCTGGCCGACCATTGCCAGCGCGCCGTGGCGCGTGGCGTGGAGCGCGCGGTGTCCGGAAAGCCGCTGCCCATCGTCATCCCGTGA
- the miaB gene encoding tRNA (N6-isopentenyl adenosine(37)-C2)-methylthiotransferase MiaB, with amino-acid sequence MSKKLFIKTWGCQMNVYDSARMADVLAPLGYRPVDEPDGADMVILNTCHIREKASEKVFSELGRLRQLKDVKAEVGDGRMIVAVAGCVAQAEGEEIVARAPFVDMVFGPQTYHTLPEMVAKASRKAGSVLNTDFPVESKFDFLPDESANQGVSAFLAVQEGCDKFCTFCVVPYTRGAEFSRPGAQIVAEARRLVAGGTREINLLGQNVNAWHGEGPDGTTWGLGRLVRELADIDGLERIRYTTSHPRDMEDDLIRAHAEVPQLMPYLHLPVQAGSDRVLAAMNRKHTADDYRRIVDRLRAAKPDLALSGDFIVGFPGESDADFAATLRLVTDVGYAQAYSFKYSARPGTPAALEHGQLPEDVKDARLAALQQLLNAQQQAFNESFVGRTVPVLFDRVGKRAGQLLGKSPYLQSVHADANERLLGRIVEVRIDAAHPNSLAGSVATGEYRSSATGTQPVEATV; translated from the coding sequence TTGAGTAAGAAGCTCTTCATCAAGACCTGGGGTTGCCAGATGAATGTCTACGACTCCGCCCGCATGGCGGATGTCCTGGCACCCCTGGGATACCGGCCGGTGGACGAGCCGGACGGCGCCGACATGGTGATCCTCAACACCTGCCACATCCGCGAAAAGGCCTCTGAGAAGGTGTTCTCGGAACTGGGCCGCCTGCGCCAGCTCAAGGACGTCAAGGCCGAGGTCGGCGACGGCCGGATGATCGTCGCCGTGGCCGGCTGTGTCGCCCAGGCCGAGGGCGAGGAGATCGTCGCCCGCGCGCCCTTCGTGGACATGGTGTTCGGGCCGCAGACCTATCACACCCTGCCGGAAATGGTGGCAAAGGCCAGCCGCAAGGCAGGCAGCGTGCTCAACACCGACTTCCCCGTGGAGTCCAAGTTCGACTTCCTGCCGGACGAGAGCGCCAACCAGGGAGTCTCCGCCTTCCTGGCGGTGCAGGAGGGTTGCGACAAGTTCTGCACCTTCTGCGTGGTGCCCTACACCCGCGGCGCCGAGTTCTCGCGGCCCGGCGCCCAGATCGTGGCGGAGGCCCGGCGCCTCGTCGCCGGCGGCACGCGGGAGATCAACCTGCTCGGCCAGAACGTCAACGCCTGGCACGGGGAAGGGCCGGACGGCACCACCTGGGGCCTCGGACGGCTGGTCCGCGAACTGGCGGACATCGACGGGCTGGAGCGCATCCGCTACACCACCTCGCACCCGCGCGACATGGAGGACGACCTCATCCGCGCCCACGCCGAGGTGCCGCAGCTCATGCCCTACCTGCATCTTCCGGTGCAGGCGGGGTCGGACCGCGTGCTGGCGGCGATGAACCGCAAGCACACGGCGGACGACTACCGCCGCATCGTCGACCGGCTGCGCGCCGCCAAGCCGGACCTGGCGCTGTCGGGCGACTTCATCGTCGGCTTCCCCGGCGAGAGCGACGCCGACTTCGCGGCGACCCTGCGCCTCGTCACCGACGTCGGCTACGCCCAGGCCTATTCGTTCAAGTACAGCGCGCGTCCCGGCACCCCGGCGGCGCTGGAGCACGGCCAGCTGCCGGAGGACGTCAAGGACGCCCGTCTGGCCGCGCTCCAGCAGTTGCTGAACGCGCAGCAGCAGGCCTTCAATGAGAGCTTCGTCGGGCGCACCGTGCCGGTCCTGTTCGACCGCGTCGGCAAGCGCGCCGGCCAGCTCCTCGGCAAGAGCCCCTATCTGCAGTCGGTGCACGCCGACGCCAACGAGCGGCTGCTCGGCCGCATCGTCGAGGTGCGCATCGACGCCGCCCATCCGAACAGCCTTGCCGGCAGCGTGGCGACCGGTGAATACCGCAGCTCCGCCACCGGCACGCAACCCGTGGAGGCGACCGTTTGA
- a CDS encoding PhoH family protein, translating into MPDQRPDPRSDQRPDQRIDLNFDDNRLLPMLYGEHDRHLARIENQLGVSLISRGNMLTIAGPAESSEAARSAIDALYERLKRGMTVGTGEVDAAVRMATGVGGAVRDQNLATLSRGEVAVRTRRKGAITPRSPMQAAYLQALAESEMVFGLGPAGTGKTYLAVAQAVALLTTGQVDRIILSRPAVEAGERLGFLPGDLKEKVDPYLRPLYDALHDMLPAEQVKKRLESGEIEIAPLAFMRGRTLANAFVILDEAQNTTPMQMKMFLTRLGEGGRMAVTGDISQTDLPAGAKSGLREALDILEGVEGIRFVQFTAADVVRHPLVARIIRAYDRAEGARAESDRTDGRRKPAPRQAAVVDDEPDAEGTP; encoded by the coding sequence TTGCCCGATCAGCGCCCTGACCCGCGCTCCGATCAACGCCCAGATCAACGGATTGATCTGAACTTCGACGACAACCGGCTACTGCCGATGCTGTACGGGGAGCATGACCGCCACCTCGCCCGCATCGAGAACCAGCTGGGCGTTTCCCTGATTTCCCGCGGCAACATGCTGACCATCGCCGGTCCGGCGGAATCGTCGGAAGCCGCGCGTTCGGCCATCGACGCCCTCTATGAGCGGCTGAAGCGCGGCATGACCGTCGGCACCGGCGAGGTGGACGCCGCCGTCCGCATGGCGACCGGCGTGGGCGGTGCCGTGCGCGACCAGAATCTGGCGACGCTCAGCCGTGGCGAGGTCGCGGTGCGCACCCGCCGCAAGGGCGCCATCACCCCGCGTTCCCCCATGCAGGCGGCCTATCTCCAAGCTCTGGCGGAAAGCGAGATGGTCTTCGGGCTCGGCCCGGCCGGCACCGGCAAGACCTACCTCGCCGTTGCGCAGGCGGTGGCGCTGCTGACCACCGGTCAGGTCGACCGCATCATCCTCTCGCGCCCCGCCGTCGAGGCGGGGGAGCGGCTGGGCTTCCTGCCCGGCGACCTCAAGGAGAAGGTGGACCCCTATCTGCGCCCGCTCTACGACGCGCTGCACGACATGCTGCCTGCGGAGCAGGTGAAGAAGCGGCTGGAGTCCGGCGAGATCGAGATCGCGCCGCTCGCCTTCATGCGCGGCCGCACGCTCGCCAACGCCTTCGTCATCCTGGACGAGGCGCAGAACACCACGCCCATGCAGATGAAGATGTTCCTCACCCGCCTGGGCGAGGGGGGCCGCATGGCGGTCACCGGCGACATCTCCCAGACCGACCTGCCGGCCGGCGCCAAGTCCGGCCTGCGCGAGGCGCTGGACATCCTGGAGGGGGTGGAGGGCATCCGCTTCGTCCAGTTCACCGCCGCCGACGTGGTGCGCCACCCGCTGGTCGCGCGCATCATCCGCGCCTATGACCGTGCCGAGGGCGCCCGCGCCGAAAGCGACCGCACCGATGGCCGGCGCAAGCCCGCCCCCCGGCAGGCCGCCGTCGTGGACGACGAGCCGGACGCGGAG